From one Coffea eugenioides isolate CCC68of chromosome 11, Ceug_1.0, whole genome shotgun sequence genomic stretch:
- the LOC113754498 gene encoding putative polyol transporter 1: protein MADPQSRAVTRGVESSNPDFGPPPKATKNKYALACALLACMSSILLGYDTGVMSGGMIYIQRDLKISDVQKEVLVGTINVYSLLGSAIAGRTCDWVGRRYTIAMAGVIFFVGAFLMAFATNYAFLMVGRFVAGIGVGYAMMIAPVYSSEISPRSIRGFITSFTEVFINFGVLLGYVSNYFFAKLPTNLGWRFMMGVGAIPSVMLFVGALVMPESPRWLVLQGKVGMARRILEKTSESLQEAQERLADIKEAAGIPEDNHDEVVEVPKDRTGGKGAWREMFIHPTRAVLHITIAGIGLCFFQQASGIDSVVMYSPTIFGNAGIKSDSGKLLATISVGVTKTIFILVSTFYLDKFGRRILLLTSTAGLVCSLVGLGIGLTVIDQHPNEKLTGAIAFSFFCVLASVATFSMGLGPVAWVYSSEIFPLRLRALGSGLAASMNRLISGVILMTFISLYKAITIGGAFFLFGGIASVAFVFFFTLLPETRGRGLEEMEELFGTFCKWRSTVRELEEKKKLESEKKEKNDLA, encoded by the coding sequence ATGGCAGACCCGCAAAGTCGAGCTGTTACTAGGGGAGTTGAGTCATCTAATCCAGATTTTGGTCCTCCTCCAAAGGCCACAAAAAACAAGTATGCCTTAGCTTGTGCGCTTTTAGCTTGCATGTCATCAATCCTACTTGGTTATGATACGGGAGTGATGAGCGGAGGAATGATCTACATACAGAGGGATCTTAAAATCTCCGATGTCCAAAAAGAAGTCTTGGTGGGAACCATCAACGTCTACTCTCTTCTGGGTTCTGCCATTGCTGGTCGGACGTGCGACTGGGTAGGCCGACGATACACCATAGCCATGGCCGGAGTAATCTTCTTCGTCGGGGCCTTTTTGATGGCATTTGCCACCAACTATGCCTTCCTTATGGTCGGCCGGTTTGTCGCCGGAATCGGAGTTGGGTATGCTATGATGATAGCCCCCGTATATTCTTCCGAGATCTCTCCAAGATCAATTCGGGGATTCATCACTTCTTTCACGGAAGTGTTCATCAATTTTGGCGTGCTGCTGGGATACGTGTCCAACTATTTCTTCGCCAAGCTTCCCACCAACTTGGGGTGGAGATTCATGATGGGAGTTGGCGCAATTCCGTCGGTAATGCTGTTCGTGGGGGCCTTGGTCATGCCGGAGTCGCCACGTTGGCTGGTGTTGCAAGGCAAAGTAGGGATGGCCAGaagaattttggagaaaaccTCGGAATCTTTACAAGAAGCCCAGGAGAGATTAGCCGACATTAAGGAGGCTGCCGGCATCCCCGAGGACAACCACGACGAGGTGGTAGAGGTTCCCAAGGACAGAACCGGTGGTAAAGGTGCATGGAGGGAAATGTTCATCCATCCCACGCGGGCGGTCCTGCACATCACGATCGCAGGCATCGGTTTATGCTTCTTCCAGCAAGCTAGCGGCATTGACTCGGTGGTGATGTACAGCCCCACAATCTTTGGGAACGCCGGTATAAAGAGCGACAGCGGTAAGCTACTGGCCACCATATCTGTTGGGGTCACCAAGACCATCTTCATCTTAGTGTCTACATTCTATCTAGACAAGTTCGGACGGCGGATACTGCTCTTAACAAGCACCGCTGGTTTGGTATGCTCCCTGGTGGGACTGGGCATTGGATTGACGGTGATCGATCAGCATCCGAACGAGAAGCTAACCGGGGCCAtagctttttcctttttctgcgTGTTGGCGAGCGTAGCAACGTTTTCAATGGGGTTAGGTCCGGTTGCTTGGGTCTACAGCTCGGAGATTTTCCCCCTGAGGTTAAGGGCTCTGGGAAGCGGCTTGGCGGCGTCCATGAACAGGTTGATCAGCGGGGTCATTCTAATGACCTTCATTTCATTGTACAAGGCCATCACCATAGGCGGGGCCTTCTTTTTGTTCGGGGGAATTGCGTCTGTCGCCTTCGTTTTCTTCTTCACATTGCTGCCGGAGACGCGGGGCAGAGGCCTCGAGGAGATGGAGGAATTGTTCGGCACCTTTTGCAAGTGGAGGTCCACAGTCAGAGAGttggaggaaaagaagaaattggAAAGTGAAAAGAAGGAGAAGAACGATCTGGCTTAG